The region GGGGGCGGACCTCGTGCGTGCTGGTCGTCTGCATGCCGGTCGTCTGCGCGCTGGCCTGGTGGTCGAGCGTGCGGTCgctgccgatggcgccgctgtAGCGCCTGGCGGCCGGGCTGTCACTCAGATAGCGGCCATCGGTGATgcggcgctcggcgacgttgCGATAGTGGCGCGCAGCGGGCGCGTTGTTTGCAGACCAGGTGGGGATGCGGAAGTTCGGAAGCGAGACGGCGCTCTGGGGAGCGAGCGGAGGGATGGGTGGGAGGCCTACGGTCCGGGGCCGCGGAGCGGAAGACTCGCTCCGGACGGCCGCACTTGCTGCGGACGGGGCTGCCGCGCGAGGAGCgtacggcggcgccgagtcTGAGTACTGGGCCGTCGAGTGGTACGATGGAGCCTCGGAGACTATCACGGGTATCAGCCGGATGCTGCCCGGCGGTCACGCCGGAGGATGGAGCGTGCGTCGGGCGTCAACACGCCGAGGGCGCTGCAGAACTCACCATATGAAGGGGCGGCAGACCGGATCGACGCCGTCTCAAAGTCATCGCGGCTGTAGCGAGGCGTTGAAATAGCTCCCGTCATGATGGGCCAGCGGGTTTGAGCGAGCTGAGAGTCGAGGTCGGGCAGAGAGGAGTGACGAACGGGCCAAGCATCGGTTCTGGCGCACGTGCTTATGTAGATGACAAAACCGGCCGAAGACGCGGGCAAAGAGTATGGTCAGACCCAGGACACGGACAAGTGGTACGTGTACGCGGTCGACAAGTCTGTCACGGACGGCCAGAGGGTCGAAGCCAACGCGAAGAGCGTGCTCGGATGATGCGACCTCCGTGGCGTGGGTCCAAACACTGGCACCACAGATCAGGCCGTTGTACAGAGATGAGAAGGGTTGTCCCTTGCAAGGTGGACACAGCACGATAAGAAGCAAGCTCAGGACGTCGTCCAGGTCCGCTTGCCGTACTGAGAGCCGCGAACTAGCCAGGCGTTGCTTGATGAGGCGAGGGAGCGAGAG is a window of Purpureocillium takamizusanense chromosome 10, complete sequence DNA encoding:
- a CDS encoding uncharacterized protein (EggNog:ENOG503P954), with the translated sequence MTGAISTPRYSRDDFETASIRSAAPSYVSEAPSYHSTAQYSDSAPPYAPRAAAPSAASAAVRSESSAPRPRTVGLPPIPPLAPQSAVSLPNFRIPTWSANNAPAARHYRNVAERRITDGRYLSDSPAARRYSGAIGSDRTLDHQASAQTTGMQTTSTHEVRPLEDPYLVGEVAAAQARRERLARESGDDVLLREDRQWDWLLAQMKSWDERERSWAKFRRELDNTQRKKLLHRIGGRLLS